A genomic window from Panthera tigris isolate Pti1 chromosome B4, P.tigris_Pti1_mat1.1, whole genome shotgun sequence includes:
- the GABARAPL1 gene encoding gamma-aminobutyric acid receptor-associated protein-like 1: MKFQYKEDHPFEYRKKEGEKIRKKYPDRVPVIVEKAPKARVPDLDKRKYLVPSDLTVGQFYFLIRKRIHLRPEDALFFFVNNTIPPTSATMGQLYEDNHEEDYFLYVAYSDESVYGKGKACQDRAVGLAWIEERR, encoded by the exons ATGAAGTTCCAATATAAGGAGGACCATCCCTTTGAGTATcggaaaaaggaaggggaaaagatcCGGAAGAAATATCCGGACAGGGTCCCT gtGATTGTGGAGAAGGCTCCTAAGGCCAGGGTGCCCGATCTGGACAAGAGGAAGTACCTAGTGCCCTCTGACCTCACCG TTGGCCAGTTCTACTTCTTAATCCGGAAGAGGATCCACCTGAGGCCTGAGGACGCCTTATTCTTCTTTGTCAACAACACTATCCCTCCCACCAGCGCCACCATGGGCCAGCTGTATGAG GACAACCATGAGGAAGACTATTTTCTGTACGTGGCCTACAGTGACGAGAGTGTCTATGGGAA GGGGAAAGCATGTCAGGACAGAGCTGTTGGCTTGGCTTGGATAGAAGAACGGAGatga